ACGCAGCGCAGGCGTTTCGCGGCCAGGATAGGTGAAAGTGACGTTGCGGAACTCAAGGTCTCCTTTGGCGCGGACAATTTCGCGCGTACCTTCGTCTTTTTCCTGCTCGGAATCGAGGATGCTGAACAAGGTCTGGCACGCCGCCATCCCGCGCTGGAACTGCGCGTTGACGTTAGTCAGCGATTTCAGCGGACGCATCAGCGCAATCATAGACGAGAAGACAACGGTAATTGTACCTGCCGTCAGGGTATCCATCACGCTCGGGAAGCTCGCCGCATACAGAACAAAGGCCAGCGCCAGAGAAGCAATCAGCTGAATAATCGGATCGGAAATGGAAGAGGCCGACACCATCTTCATCCCCTGCAGACGCATTTTATTGCTGACCTTATCAAAACGTTTGGTTTCGACTTCCTGGCCACCAAATATCAACACTTCTTTATGACCTTTGAGCATCTGCTCTGCGCTGGTAGTCACCTGCCCCATCGTATTCTGCATGTTTTTACTGATATTGCGGAAACGCTTAGAAACAAGGCGGATAGCGAACGAAACAATCGGCGCTAAGACGATAAGAATGATCGACAGCTGCCAGCTGTAGTAGAACATCATGATAAACAGGCCGATGATCGAAGCACCTTCACGCACCACGGTGATCAACGCGCTGGACGAGGAAGAGGCAACCTGTTCTGAATCATAGGTAATACGCGACAGCAATGTGCCGGTAGACTGCTTGTCAAAGAATGCGACCGGCATGCCCATCATGTGGCTGAACAGTCGACGACGCATGGTCATTACCACTTTTCCCGATACCCAGGAGATGCAGTAGCTGGAGACGTAGCTGGTGATACCGCGCAGGATCATCAGGCCAATAACCACCAGCGGCATCCATAGCAGCACCGATCGATCTGTTTTACCAAAACCGTCATCCAGTAACGGTTTAAGAAGCGATAGCATAAAGGTATCGCTGGCTGCGTTGAGGATTAACGCTACGCCCGCCACGATCAAGCCTGATTTAAAAGGTGCAATCATCGGCCAGAGTCGGCGGAACGTTTGCCACGTGGAGAGATCTTTGTCGTTATGCATTCAAAAAACCAGCATTTGTTGAAATAGCCGCATATTCTACCCGTTATCTACGCGCACGCCAAACCACTGATGATACCAACGAGTTAAACAGCCATCCCGTAACCGTCGGATTTGCGTGCCGTGTAGCGAAAATGTTACCGAAATTTGCCCGGAATGCGGCGTGTCAAACCAGGCATATCCCTCTTTCCTGTAGCGCCTGACCACTTTCGCTGAAGGAAAATGCCAGGCGTTATAACGCGCCGCGGAAGCTAACGCTATTTTGCCTTCAACACGCTGCACCATGGGGGCAAATGACGATGTATTACTGCCATGGTGAGGTACCTGAATCAGTGTAGACGTAAGATCGCGCCAGCGATGGCTCAGCATCGCCTGTTCAGACGCTGCCTCAATATCCCCTGTCAGAAGCACGCTTTGCTCACCATCATCAATTTTAACAACGCAGGAGCGATTATTGCCCTTCCCCACAAAGCCCGCCGGAGGCCAGTGCACGGTAAAGATTAAGCCCTGCCACTGCCACCGCTGCCCACGAAAGCATGGAAGATGTCCGGCCCACCCCAACGGGCTTCTGACCCACAGCTGTGGCCACGTTTTCTGCAAAGATGCTAACCCTCCAGCGTGATCGAGGTGCTCGTGGCTGAGGACAATCCCTTCTGGTTTCAGGTTATGCCAGCGTAGCCAGGGAATGATGAGCTGCTGGCCGCTGTCTCCCCCGGGCCAGGCGAGACCTGTATCGTACAGGATCGCTTTGCCGTGGCGTTCCACCACCATCGCCAGCCCCTGTCCGACATCCAGCATATGCAGGGTCCAGCCCGCGTTTTTATCCATGCGCCAGAGTGGAAATGCCAGCATCACGCTTGTGGCCAGACACACCGCAGGAACAACACGCCATGCACGGAAACGCCACCCAATCAGGGCAAACCAGGGGAATAAGGTGAGATATTGCCAGCGCTGATCGACCCCCTGCCAGCCATCCGGCAAGCGCATTAACAGCCAGAAGAGCACACCGAGGGATTTATCCGCGGCAAACCAGATTATGGTTTCCAGCGAGGTCAGCGGAAGTAAATGCAGTGCCATGCCGAGCAGAATCAACGGGACCGAAACAAACGTCACCAGCGGCACGGCAAAAAGGTTTGCCACCAGCGAGGAGAGACTCACGCCGTGAAATATCAATACCTGCAGCGGCAGAAGCAGCACCAGCATTCCCGCCTGCAGGTGAACCAGATTCACGATTGGGCGTAACCGACGGCTCCAGCGCCAGTCTGGCAACGGCAGCCACTGGAACCAGAAAATTAACGCGGCTACGGCAAAAGCCGACAGCGCAAAGCTTTGTGACAGCACGGCCAGCGGGTCGAGGATCAAAAACATTGCGACACAGCTCAGCCAGACCTGCCAGGAGGACCACTGGCGGCCACTTATTCGCAGCGCGGCGAGCACGGCAAGCGAAACAGCCGTTCGCAATGCGGGCGGCTGCATGCCGGTAAGCCACGAATAAAACACAGCGAAGAGCAGCCCCGCCAGCACCGGTACCTGCCAGCAGATCAAGTGCACCGGTAATAAAAACTGAAGCCCCCGGGCGAGCAACCAGGCGAGGGATGCCGCCAGCGCAATGTGCAATCCTGATATCGCCATCAGATGCAGCGTCCCTGTCTCACGCATCAGGTCCTTTATTTCGCGCGTGACGTTAAGCCGCTCTCCCATCCCCAACCCCAACATTACCGGCCCCCATACATAGGATGTGAGCCTGTTTTGCAGTGATGTCAGATAGGTTGCGCGTAAACTGCAATGCGCGTCGACGATGGTGGCCTGAGTAAACCGCCCGCTCAGCGTTTGATGGCGGGCAATGGCGCTTTGCTGCGTGTCATAGCCTCCATCATTGAGTTCACCATGCACCGCCCGCAGGCGAAACGTCATGGCCCAGCGCTGTCCCACGCACACGGGCTGCGGCAGATAGTTTCCATACAGCGTGATACCCGTTGAGGCCCACCAGCGTTTTCCGTTCAGGGTAACGATCTTTCCCTGATGCATCGTTGCCCCATCGGTGGCGGTGATCATCACCTCGGCCTGCTGTGGCCCCGCGGTTAAATGCGCCATAGGCCAGACGCTTTCTTGCGCGGCGAGAATGCCCCAGCAAAAAAAGAGTAATCCTGCCCCCGTTAGTTTCAGTGCATTTTTTTTCTGAACGCCAAGTGCTACCCCGGCCGCAATCAACACCCAGACGCTATGAAGCCCTGGCAGTACGGGTAACCAATACAATGGAATAATGGCCAGTATGGCGCAGACGCTGATGACGGATATTCCCACATGTCCCTCCCTGTTTTGGGAAGTATGCGGGCAGTTCAGGGCGTGGTCAGACAGAAAAAATGCACGTTACAGCCCTGGCTGTAAACTTTTTCACGCGTTTGCAGGAAGGACAGAAAGCGTTGCGAGGCGCCTTCAGGATCTAAGGCGAGAAAAACAAAAAAAGCACCCGCAGGTGCTTTCTTTTAAACCCAGTTTAACCCGATGGCTAAACTCAGTTACCGTAAATATTGGCGCGATCGCGCAGCTCTTTACCCGGCTTAAAGTGCGGAACGTACTTGCCTTCCAGCTCAACTTTATCGCCCGTCTTCGGGTTACGCCCGGTACGTGGTGCACGATAGTGCAGAGAAAAACTACCGAAACCGCGGATTTCAATGCGCTCGCCCTGGGCAAGAGTGGTGGCCATATGCTCCAGCATCTCTTTTACGGCATCTTCCACTGCCTTGGCAGGGATATGCGGTTGCTGACTGGCAAGTCTTTCAATCAATTCTGACTTGGTCATGATTCCTCCGGTTCCTTTCAAACCAATTAGCTTAACAGCTCATTAAACAAGGGCGGCCGTAGCCGCCCTTTGTTATTGATTACAGGATGAATCCTGCAATCTGTCAAGTCCGCCTCACATCCTTTGCGCTGTAAATGCTTTACAGGTCAAGAGAAGGAGAGAACCTGATATTACTCGCCTTTAGCTGCTTTGAAAGCTTCAGCCATTGCGTTGTTAGAGAAGTTTGCATCTTCCTGTTTGTTAACAGTTGCGATTGCATCTTTCTCATCAGCTTCGTCTTTCGCACGAACAGACAGGCTGATTGCACGGTTCTTACGGTCAACACCGGTGAACTTAGCTTCAACGTCGTCACCAACGCTCAGAACCAGAGTTGCATCTTCAACGCGGTCACGTGAAGCTTCGGAAGCGCGCAGGTAACCTTCAACGCCGTCAGCCAGTTCTACGGTTGCGCCTTTAGCGTCAACTGCAGTCACTTTACCGTTTACGATTGCGCCTTTCTTGTTCAGTGCAACCCAGTTGTTGAACGGATCTTCTGCGAGCTGTTTAACGCCCAGGGAGATACGCTCACGTTCTGCGTCAACCTGCAGAACAACTGCAGCGATTTCGTCGCCTTTCTTGAATTCACGTACTGCTTCTTCGCCTGCAACGTTCCAGGAGATGTCAGACAGGTGAACCAGGCCATCGATGCCGCCGTCCAGGCCGATGAAGATACCGAAGTCAGTGATAGACTTGATTTTACCTTCAACACGGTCGCCCTTGTTGTGGGTTTCCGCGAACTGCTGCCATGGGTTGTTTTTGCACTGTTTCAGGCCCAGGGAGATACGACGACGTTCTTCGTCGATATCCAGAACCATCACTTCCACTACATCACCAACGTTAACAACTTTGGATGGGTGGATGTTTTTGTTGGTCCAGTCCATTTCGGAAACGTGCACCAGACCTTCAACGCCTTCTTCGATTTCAACGAAGCAGCCGTAGTCAGTCAGGTTGGTAACGCGACCAGTCAGTTTAGTACCTTCTGGGTAACGCTTAGCGATAGCTACCCATGGATCTTCGCCCAGCTGTTTCAGGCCGAGGGATACACGAGTACGCTCGCGGTCGAACTTCAGCACTTTAACAGTGATTTCGTCGCCCACGTTCACGATTTCGCTTGGGTGCTTAACGCGTTTCCACGCCATGTCGGTGATGTGCAGCAGGCCATCAACGCCGCCCAGGTCAACGAATGCGCCGTAGTCAGTGAGGTTCTTAACGATACCTTTGACTTCCATGCCTTCCTGCAGGTTTTCCAGCAGCTGATCGCGTTCTGCGCTGTTTTCGGATTCGATAACGGCACGACGGGATACAACAACGTTGTTACGCTTCTGGTCCAGCTTGATTACTTTGAACTCAAGCTCTTTGCCTTCGAGGTGCAGGGTGTCACGGACTGGACGAACGTCTACCAGTGAACCTGGCAGGAACGCACGAATACCATTCAGCTCAACAGTGAAGCCACCTTTAACTTTGCCGTTGATAACACCGACCACAGTTTCAGCTTCTTCGTAAGCTTTCTCCAGCGTGATCCATGCTTCGTGACGTTTAGCTTTCTCACGAGACAGCAGGGTTTCGCCGAAGCCGTCTTCTACTGCGTCCAGTGCAACATCAACTTCGTCACCGACCTGGATTTCCAGCTCGCCCTGGGCGTTTTTGAACTGCTCAGCCGGAATGGCGGACTCAGATTTCAGACCGGCGTCAACCAGTACTACGTCTTTGTCGATAGCAACAACAACACCGCGAACGATGGAACCCGGACGGGTTTCGATTGTTTTTAAGGATTCTTCAAATAGTTGAGCAAAAGATTCAGTCATGTTTAATCTTCAGGTTAATATTAACGTCCACCTGGCTCCGTGCCGGATGGGGTTGTTTCACATACCCGCCGTCAATCCTTTGCAGCGGGGGTACTGCTAAATCTGTCGCGATTACGCGAGTGCCAGTTTTTGGCGCGCATATTGTAGCGCTTTTTCAATCACTTGCTCAATAGTTAAACTGGTGGAATCCAGAACTAATGCATCTTCTGCGGGAACAAGTGGGGCGACGGCGCGGTTACGATCGCGGTCATCGCGCTCTTTTATCTCGGATAAAAGGCGTTCAAAGTTAACACTAAACCCCTTTTCCTGCAACTGAAGCATGCGGCGTTGAGCACGTTCTTCCGAAGAGGCATCAAGGAAAATCTTCACCGGTGCATCAGGGAAAACCACCGTTCCCATGTCACGTCCGTCAGCAATCAGCCCAGGGGCCTCACGGAAACCTCGCTGGCGACGCAGCAGTGCTTCGCGTACGCGTGGGAACGCGGCGACCTGAGAGGCCGCATTCGCGACGTCCTGGGTGCGGATTTCACCGCTGACGTCTTCCCCTTCAAGGATCACTTCAAGATTGCCGTTGGTTGAGACAAAACGGACATCCAGATGCGCGGCCAGGGGAACCAGGGCCTCTTCTGAGGCAACATCTACATGGTGATGCAGTGCAGCCAGAGCCAGCACGCGATAGATTGCTCCCGAATCTAAAAGATGCCATTGCAAGGCTTCTGCCATCGCTTTGCACAAGGTCCCTTTCCCTGCGCCACTTGGCCCATCAATGGTGATTACCGGGGCAACTGCCGTCATCGTTTTCTCCTTAATAAAGGCATACCGTTAACATAAACGCCGCGCATTATACGCGCCAATGTACGCAACTGTTACCTTTGCGTGCAAATTACGGAATTAATGAAGCAGAGTGTAGAAGAAATGGACGGGAATGCGTGTCAGAAAGCGTAAGGAAATGCCGCACCGGGAGATGCGGCAGAACGTTATCAGGCCAGCGTGCTTATGCGGGCCAGCTGTTCGAAATAGTCCGGGAAGGTTTTTGCCGTGCATTTCGGATCGAGGATGGTGACCGGCGTATCGGACAGCGCCACCAGCGAGAAGCACATCGCCATGCGGTGATCGTTGTAAGTCCCAATCTCGGCGAATTGCAGCGTTTTTGGCGGTGTGACGCGAATGTAATCTTCACCCTCTTCAACCGTTGCGCCCACTTTACGCAGCTCGGTCGCCATCGCAAACAGGCGGTCAGTCTCTTTCACGCGCCAGTTGTAGATGTTACGTAACGTCGTGGTACCTTTGGCGAACAGCGCCGCCGTCGCAATGGTCATCGCCGCATCCGGAATGTGGTTCATGTCCATATCAATGGCGTTCAGTTCACCGTGGGTGCAGGCGATAAAATCCTCTCCCCAGGTCACAACCGCGCCCATTTTCTCCAGCACGTCAGCAAAACGAATATCGCCCTGCACGCTGTTGCGACCAATACCGGTGACTTTTACGGTGCCGCCTTTAATCGCGCCCGCCGCCAGGAAATAGGAGGCTGACGAGGCGTCCCCTTCAACGAGATAGTGGCCCGGCGACTGATACTGCTGCGCACCGCGCACCACGAAACGCTGATACGACTGGTTGTCGACCTCAACACCGAAGGTCTTCATCAGGTGCAGCGTAATATCGATGTAGGGCTTAGAGACCAGGTCGCCTTTGATGACAATCGTCGTGTCCTGCGGTGCCAGCGGCGCGGTCATCAGCAGTGCCGTCAGGAACTGGCTTGACACGCTGCCGTCAACCTCAACATGACCGCCGGTAAAACCTCCGCGCAGACGCAGCGGCGGATAATTTTCCTGCTCCAGATAGTCAATCTGCGCGCCGCCCTGACGCAGGGCATCCACCAGATGACCAATCGGACGCTCTTTCATGCGCGGCTCGCCGGTCAGCACAACGTCGCCACTGCCGAGACACAACGCCGCCGCCAGCGGGCGCATTGCCGTCCCGGCGTTGCCGAGAAACAGTTCCAGCGCCTCAGACGAGCGTAACGCGCCGCCGTTGCCGGTGACGTCACAGCGGGTACGGTCTTCGGAGAGCGTGTAGTGAACTCCCAACGCTTTCAGCGCATTGAGCATATGGCGCACGTCATCGCTGTCCAGCAGATTCGTGAGGACGGTGGTGCCGTTTGCC
This region of Enterobacter cancerogenus genomic DNA includes:
- the ihfB gene encoding integration host factor subunit beta, translating into MTKSELIERLASQQPHIPAKAVEDAVKEMLEHMATTLAQGERIEIRGFGSFSLHYRAPRTGRNPKTGDKVELEGKYVPHFKPGKELRDRANIYGN
- a CDS encoding ComEC family protein, producing the protein MGISVISVCAILAIIPLYWLPVLPGLHSVWVLIAAGVALGVQKKNALKLTGAGLLFFCWGILAAQESVWPMAHLTAGPQQAEVMITATDGATMHQGKIVTLNGKRWWASTGITLYGNYLPQPVCVGQRWAMTFRLRAVHGELNDGGYDTQQSAIARHQTLSGRFTQATIVDAHCSLRATYLTSLQNRLTSYVWGPVMLGLGMGERLNVTREIKDLMRETGTLHLMAISGLHIALAASLAWLLARGLQFLLPVHLICWQVPVLAGLLFAVFYSWLTGMQPPALRTAVSLAVLAALRISGRQWSSWQVWLSCVAMFLILDPLAVLSQSFALSAFAVAALIFWFQWLPLPDWRWSRRLRPIVNLVHLQAGMLVLLLPLQVLIFHGVSLSSLVANLFAVPLVTFVSVPLILLGMALHLLPLTSLETIIWFAADKSLGVLFWLLMRLPDGWQGVDQRWQYLTLFPWFALIGWRFRAWRVVPAVCLATSVMLAFPLWRMDKNAGWTLHMLDVGQGLAMVVERHGKAILYDTGLAWPGGDSGQQLIIPWLRWHNLKPEGIVLSHEHLDHAGGLASLQKTWPQLWVRSPLGWAGHLPCFRGQRWQWQGLIFTVHWPPAGFVGKGNNRSCVVKIDDGEQSVLLTGDIEAASEQAMLSHRWRDLTSTLIQVPHHGSNTSSFAPMVQRVEGKIALASAARYNAWHFPSAKVVRRYRKEGYAWFDTPHSGQISVTFSLHGTQIRRLRDGCLTRWYHQWFGVRVDNG
- the aroA gene encoding 3-phosphoshikimate 1-carboxyvinyltransferase, producing MESLTLQPIARVDGTINLPGSKSVSNRALLLAALANGTTVLTNLLDSDDVRHMLNALKALGVHYTLSEDRTRCDVTGNGGALRSSEALELFLGNAGTAMRPLAAALCLGSGDVVLTGEPRMKERPIGHLVDALRQGGAQIDYLEQENYPPLRLRGGFTGGHVEVDGSVSSQFLTALLMTAPLAPQDTTIVIKGDLVSKPYIDITLHLMKTFGVEVDNQSYQRFVVRGAQQYQSPGHYLVEGDASSASYFLAAGAIKGGTVKVTGIGRNSVQGDIRFADVLEKMGAVVTWGEDFIACTHGELNAIDMDMNHIPDAAMTIATAALFAKGTTTLRNIYNWRVKETDRLFAMATELRKVGATVEEGEDYIRVTPPKTLQFAEIGTYNDHRMAMCFSLVALSDTPVTILDPKCTAKTFPDYFEQLARISTLA
- the rpsA gene encoding 30S ribosomal protein S1, translating into MTESFAQLFEESLKTIETRPGSIVRGVVVAIDKDVVLVDAGLKSESAIPAEQFKNAQGELEIQVGDEVDVALDAVEDGFGETLLSREKAKRHEAWITLEKAYEEAETVVGVINGKVKGGFTVELNGIRAFLPGSLVDVRPVRDTLHLEGKELEFKVIKLDQKRNNVVVSRRAVIESENSAERDQLLENLQEGMEVKGIVKNLTDYGAFVDLGGVDGLLHITDMAWKRVKHPSEIVNVGDEITVKVLKFDRERTRVSLGLKQLGEDPWVAIAKRYPEGTKLTGRVTNLTDYGCFVEIEEGVEGLVHVSEMDWTNKNIHPSKVVNVGDVVEVMVLDIDEERRRISLGLKQCKNNPWQQFAETHNKGDRVEGKIKSITDFGIFIGLDGGIDGLVHLSDISWNVAGEEAVREFKKGDEIAAVVLQVDAERERISLGVKQLAEDPFNNWVALNKKGAIVNGKVTAVDAKGATVELADGVEGYLRASEASRDRVEDATLVLSVGDDVEAKFTGVDRKNRAISLSVRAKDEADEKDAIATVNKQEDANFSNNAMAEAFKAAKGE
- the cmk gene encoding (d)CMP kinase, coding for MTAVAPVITIDGPSGAGKGTLCKAMAEALQWHLLDSGAIYRVLALAALHHHVDVASEEALVPLAAHLDVRFVSTNGNLEVILEGEDVSGEIRTQDVANAASQVAAFPRVREALLRRQRGFREAPGLIADGRDMGTVVFPDAPVKIFLDASSEERAQRRMLQLQEKGFSVNFERLLSEIKERDDRDRNRAVAPLVPAEDALVLDSTSLTIEQVIEKALQYARQKLALA
- the msbA gene encoding lipid A ABC transporter ATP-binding protein/permease MsbA, with the translated sequence MHNDKDLSTWQTFRRLWPMIAPFKSGLIVAGVALILNAASDTFMLSLLKPLLDDGFGKTDRSVLLWMPLVVIGLMILRGITSYVSSYCISWVSGKVVMTMRRRLFSHMMGMPVAFFDKQSTGTLLSRITYDSEQVASSSSSALITVVREGASIIGLFIMMFYYSWQLSIILIVLAPIVSFAIRLVSKRFRNISKNMQNTMGQVTTSAEQMLKGHKEVLIFGGQEVETKRFDKVSNKMRLQGMKMVSASSISDPIIQLIASLALAFVLYAASFPSVMDTLTAGTITVVFSSMIALMRPLKSLTNVNAQFQRGMAACQTLFSILDSEQEKDEGTREIVRAKGDLEFRNVTFTYPGRETPALRDISLNLPAGKTVALVGRSGSGKSTIASLITRFYDIDQGEILLDGHDLREYTLQSLRNQVALVSQNVHLFNDTVANNIAYARTEEYSREQIENAARMAYAMDFINKMDNGLDTIIGENGVLLSGGQRQRIAIARALLRDSPILILDEATSALDTESERAIQSALDELQKNRTSLVIAHRLSTIEKADEIVVVEDGVLVERGSHADLLAHRGVYAQLHKMQFGQ